From a single Bemisia tabaci chromosome 10, PGI_BMITA_v3 genomic region:
- the LOC109039199 gene encoding ATP-dependent DNA helicase pif1-like: MNKEDVDEIMNEAVSVMMPSGLRSFFVYLLLTSENINGKRLWEKFKNYLYEDSNESNAISEIEQKLNGEEKSLKDFGINIDKISQNYFDDGIDNTDHGRIAHGMIDNLNEEQREIFTEISKSIMKTDNTNRFFIDGPGGTGKTFLYRALYHHLKHNNKKVLCIAWTGIAAILLPGGKTAHRVFKLPLQMTSENDIKPAKLTTALKQILTEVDFIIWDEASMILSTAFQIVNVTLQDLMRNNDPFGGKAVCLGGDFRQLLPVVKKGSRNQIVKSALISSPLWKHFKIFHLKKNMRANNEEFSEWLLQIGNGKKEIVEFPSEMICNENIVDSIFKEYNEETLKTSILLASRNCEVDRLNEEVLSKMEGETIVSEGFSWATAVDGDLTDQDELTLRYQPEYLASLNPSGMPSQNLKLKEGAVVMLLRNICIEDGLCNGTRLIVLKINKYILHCSILTGEKKGKIVSLPKITLNTKEQTNLPFVLNRKQFPVRLAFAMTISKSQGQSFDRVGIFIDKERPMFAHGQLYVALSRCRTKEGLKIKIINFDDDKNKNTAMNIVYQEVLH, translated from the coding sequence ATGAATAAAGAAGATGTTGACGAAATAATGAACGAAGCTGTCTCTGTCATGATGCCGTCAGGATTGAGATCATTCTTTGTTTACCTTCTTTTAACTTCAGAAAACATCAATGGAAAAAGACtttgggaaaaattcaagaattatctaTACGAAGATAGTAATGAAAGTAATGCAATTTCAGAAATAGAACAAAAGTTAAACGGTGAAGAGAAAAGCTTAAAGGATTTCGGAAtaaatattgacaaaatttcacaaaattatttCGATGACGGAATAGATAACACAGATCATGGCAGAATAGCTCATGGAATGATAGATAATTTGAATGAAGAGCAAagagaaatttttacagaaatttcaaaaagtataATGAAAACCGACAATACAAACAGGTTCTTCATCGACGGGCCAGGGGGAACAGGAAAAACATTCTTGTACAGAGCACTCTATCACCActtaaaacataataataaaaaagtattATGTATAGCATGGACTGGAATAGCTGCAATTTTACTTCCTGGTGGAAAAACAGCTCACAGGGTTTTTAAATTGCCACTTCAGATGACATCCGAAAACGACATTAAACCGGCAAAACTTACAACAGCATTAAAACAAATATTAACAGAAGTTGATTTTATAATATGGGATGAGGCTTCAATGATATTGTCAACAGCTTTTCAAATAGTGAACGTAACCTTGCAAGATTTAATGAGAAACAATGATCCATTCGGAGGAAAAGCAGTTTGCCTAGGCGGAGATTTCAGACAATTATTGCCAGTAGTAAAGAAAGGAAGCAGAaatcaaatagtcaaatcagctTTAATAAGCTCTCCTTtatggaaacatttcaaaatcttccacttgaaaaaaaatatgagagcaAACAACGAAGAATTCAGTGAATGGCTGCTACAAATCGGAaatggaaagaaagaaatagtTGAATTCCCATCAGAAATGATATgtaatgaaaacattgttgatagcatttttaaagaatataacgaagaaacattaaaaacatcAATACTTCTTGCATCCAGAAATTGTGAAGTTGACAGATTGAATGAAGAAGTACTCTCAAAAATGGAAGGAGAAACAATTGTGAGTGAAGGATTCAGTTGGGCAACTGCAGTGGACGGAGACCTGACAGACCAAGACGAGTTAACTCTGAGATATCAACCAGAATACTTAGCTTCACTGAACCCTTCAGGAATGccaagtcaaaatttgaagttaaaagaAGGAGCTGTGGTTATGTTACTACGCAACATTTGTATCGAGGATGGATTGTGCAATGGGACAAGattaattgtcttaaaaataaataaatacattttgcattgctcaattttaaccggagaaaaaaaaggaaaaatagtttcactaccaaaaattacacttaacaCAAAAGAACAAACGAACCTACCTTTTGTTTTGAATAGGAAACAATTCCCCGTTAGATTAGCTTTTGCTATGACTATTAGTAAAAGCCAAGGGCAATCGTTTGACAGAGTGGGAATTTTTATAGATAAAGAAAGACCAATGTTCGCTCACGGGCAACTGTATGTAGCATTGTCTAGATGTAGGACTAAAgagggtttaaaaataaaaatcattaattttgatgacgacaaaaataaaaacacagcaaTGAACATTGTTTATCAAGAAGTTCTGCATTAA